Proteins encoded in a region of the Cytobacillus pseudoceanisediminis genome:
- a CDS encoding TetR/AcrR family transcriptional regulator produces MPEQDSILEGLFQEEERLTEKQKKIIMAAIESFSEKGYAATSTSEIAKKAGVAEGTIFRHYKTKKDLLMGIVSPMMAKLIAPFVIKDLYKVINHKYEHFEDFLRAMMENRIAFLKNNMPLIRILIQEIPFHPELKEQFKEHIAIKVFERFVTLAEYYQKKGQIIGIPAYSVVRMTFTSIFGFLIARYLILPEADWDDEKEIELTIQFIMHGLSAKD; encoded by the coding sequence ATGCCAGAGCAGGATTCCATTTTAGAAGGATTATTTCAGGAAGAAGAAAGACTTACGGAGAAGCAGAAGAAAATTATCATGGCTGCGATTGAATCGTTTTCCGAAAAAGGCTATGCAGCCACTTCGACAAGTGAAATCGCCAAGAAGGCAGGAGTAGCCGAAGGAACCATCTTCAGACACTATAAAACAAAAAAGGATTTACTGATGGGGATTGTTTCCCCGATGATGGCGAAGCTGATTGCTCCCTTTGTCATCAAGGATCTATACAAAGTAATTAATCATAAATACGAACACTTTGAAGATTTTTTAAGAGCCATGATGGAAAACCGGATAGCGTTTCTGAAAAACAATATGCCTCTTATTAGGATCCTGATTCAGGAAATTCCGTTTCACCCTGAACTCAAGGAACAGTTTAAAGAGCATATCGCGATTAAAGTATTTGAACGCTTTGTTACTTTGGCTGAATATTATCAGAAAAAAGGCCAGATTATTGGTATTCCAGCCTATAGTGTAGTCAGAATGACCTTTACATCGATATTTGGCTTTTTAATCGCGAGGTATTTAATATTGCCTGAAGCCGATTGGGATGATGAAAAGGAAATCGAGCTGACCATTCAATTCATCATGCATGGACTTTCTGCTAAAGACTAA
- a CDS encoding PQQ-dependent sugar dehydrogenase, whose amino-acid sequence MKKVLGAGLLVFGLLAGCSSTGGNNSGKQVEDQEASLPAGEEPEILADELDIPWSIAKTGETFYMTERQGSIVKVEDGKKERQKVELAKKLSTASEAGLLGFVLAPDFSQSNEAYAYYTYENTSGQFNRIVTLGLQEGTWKEERLLLDKIPSGQFHHGGRLEIGPDGKLYATAGDAATDPEIAQDVNSLGGKILRMNLDGSVPGDNPFSGSYVYSYGHRNPQGLAWAEDGTLYESEHGPSANDEINKILPGKNYGWPVIKGTEKKEGMESPLFTSGDDETWAPSGVAYYKGKLYTAALRGSAVLEFDLETKNVRKIVSNLGRIRDVFIEGDVLYFISNNTDGRGNPLDKDDKLYQIPLSDI is encoded by the coding sequence ATGAAAAAGGTGTTAGGTGCAGGGTTACTGGTTTTTGGCCTGCTGGCTGGATGCTCAAGTACCGGCGGGAATAATAGCGGGAAACAAGTCGAGGATCAGGAGGCAAGCCTTCCTGCCGGTGAAGAGCCGGAAATACTGGCGGATGAGCTTGATATTCCCTGGTCCATTGCCAAAACAGGCGAAACCTTTTACATGACGGAAAGGCAGGGCAGCATCGTAAAAGTAGAGGATGGCAAGAAAGAACGTCAAAAAGTTGAACTTGCGAAAAAACTTTCTACTGCTTCCGAAGCTGGATTGCTTGGATTTGTGCTGGCACCTGATTTTTCACAATCAAATGAAGCATATGCCTATTACACCTATGAAAACACCTCAGGTCAGTTTAATCGTATAGTGACCCTTGGGCTTCAAGAGGGAACGTGGAAAGAGGAGAGGCTTTTGCTCGATAAAATCCCGAGCGGGCAGTTCCACCACGGCGGCAGGCTTGAAATTGGCCCTGACGGAAAGCTTTATGCTACTGCAGGCGATGCTGCCACTGATCCTGAAATTGCTCAGGATGTGAATTCTCTGGGAGGAAAAATCCTAAGAATGAATCTGGATGGGAGCGTACCGGGGGATAATCCTTTCAGCGGATCCTATGTTTATAGTTACGGCCACCGCAATCCGCAGGGGCTGGCATGGGCTGAGGATGGAACTTTATATGAAAGTGAGCACGGCCCATCGGCCAATGATGAAATCAATAAGATCCTTCCCGGTAAAAATTACGGATGGCCCGTCATAAAAGGGACCGAAAAGAAGGAAGGAATGGAATCACCGCTATTTACCTCAGGTGATGACGAAACCTGGGCTCCGTCCGGGGTGGCCTATTATAAAGGCAAGCTTTACACTGCCGCTTTAAGAGGCAGTGCCGTTCTTGAGTTTGATCTGGAAACAAAGAACGTCAGGAAAATTGTTTCTAACTTAGGAAGAATCCGGGACGTCTTTATTGAAGGGGATGTGCTATATTTTATCAGCAACAATACGGACGGACGCGGCAATCCGCTTGATAAAGATGACAAACTCTATCAAATTCCGCTTTCGGATATATAA
- a CDS encoding ABC transporter permease: MRIMALVIRILRQIVRDKRTMALLIFAPILVLTMLHLVFNGDEYTPEIGLIDISEKLESQLNLEDAKLKHYDTEKLAENDLSDKKLDAYLVFDQMPPSVVLEGSDPSVNGAVMKWVQDALKPIQQNGENQEIKIDYLFGSDDMGQFDYFGPMLLGFFVFFFVFLIAGVSFLRERTTGTLERLLTSPLRKWEIVTGYIMGFGLFTMIQAAIIAWYAIYVLGMLMEGSFGYVLLITLLLSLTALTLGILLSSFANNELQMIQFIPLIVVPQIFFSGLFNLETISEWLSWIGPFTPLYYAAEALRNVMVRGFGWEMIYKDLLMLLAFSLLFMFLNIAALRRYRKI; encoded by the coding sequence ATGAGGATTATGGCCCTGGTTATACGGATACTCCGCCAGATTGTAAGAGATAAACGGACGATGGCTCTATTGATCTTCGCTCCTATCCTGGTCCTGACTATGCTTCACCTTGTGTTTAACGGAGATGAATATACGCCTGAAATTGGCCTCATTGATATCTCTGAAAAACTGGAATCTCAGCTTAACCTGGAAGATGCTAAACTCAAACACTATGATACGGAGAAGCTGGCAGAAAATGACCTATCAGACAAGAAGCTGGATGCGTATCTGGTGTTTGATCAGATGCCGCCATCAGTGGTTCTGGAAGGAAGCGATCCAAGTGTAAACGGAGCTGTGATGAAATGGGTTCAGGATGCACTGAAGCCTATACAGCAAAATGGAGAGAATCAGGAGATAAAGATCGATTATTTATTCGGCTCGGACGACATGGGGCAGTTTGATTATTTCGGGCCGATGCTGCTGGGATTCTTTGTCTTTTTCTTTGTATTCCTGATTGCCGGTGTTTCCTTTTTGAGAGAAAGAACAACCGGTACACTTGAGCGGCTCTTGACCAGTCCTCTCCGGAAATGGGAAATCGTTACGGGATATATCATGGGATTTGGGTTATTCACCATGATCCAGGCTGCCATCATCGCCTGGTATGCAATCTATGTGCTTGGCATGCTGATGGAAGGGTCTTTTGGCTATGTCCTGCTCATTACACTGCTTCTTTCGCTGACAGCATTGACTCTGGGAATCCTGCTGTCTTCCTTTGCCAATAATGAGCTGCAGATGATTCAATTTATACCGCTTATTGTGGTTCCCCAGATCTTTTTCTCGGGGTTATTCAATCTGGAGACCATATCAGAGTGGCTCAGCTGGATCGGTCCTTTTACGCCTTTATATTACGCGGCTGAAGCATTAAGAAATGTAATGGTGAGAGGATTTGGATGGGAAATGATTTATAAAGATCTGCTTATGCTGCTCGCTTTCTCATTGCTCTTTATGTTTCTGAATATCGCTGCTTTAAGACGGTACCGGAAAATTTAA
- a CDS encoding Crp/Fnr family transcriptional regulator: MENEKQDHRPLIDEFLGKIEIFKELPSESIQLIDKRIIKKAYLKGERIMSEYDVAKGVYFVHSGIVKLTKQDEHGNELIVCIKKKGEIFAEANLFNQTGQTYPATGTMVQDGEIYFLNTDDLEQELLYSPEMAVQIIRYMSESLRDMTSILRDIALLDVYSKTVRTLERLAEKFGANHCNRMHLELPITVQEFSTLVGTSRESVSRVFSRLKKEGIIEITGRKIVIVDWCKFCSLYHQRL, from the coding sequence ATGGAAAATGAAAAGCAGGATCATAGACCGTTGATCGATGAATTTTTAGGCAAGATTGAAATTTTTAAAGAGCTCCCCAGTGAATCCATACAGCTGATCGATAAACGAATTATTAAGAAAGCTTATTTGAAGGGCGAAAGAATTATGTCTGAATATGATGTCGCCAAAGGAGTTTACTTTGTTCATTCCGGCATTGTGAAGCTGACGAAACAGGATGAACATGGCAACGAACTGATTGTCTGCATTAAGAAAAAAGGCGAGATTTTTGCAGAAGCCAACCTTTTTAACCAGACGGGCCAAACCTATCCTGCGACGGGTACAATGGTGCAGGATGGTGAAATCTACTTTCTGAACACGGATGATCTGGAACAGGAGCTTCTGTATTCACCGGAAATGGCTGTTCAGATTATCCGCTATATGAGTGAATCGCTGCGTGATATGACCTCTATTCTGAGGGACATCGCCCTGCTTGATGTGTACTCGAAAACTGTCCGGACATTGGAAAGGCTCGCGGAAAAATTCGGCGCCAACCACTGTAATCGGATGCATCTTGAGCTTCCCATAACCGTCCAGGAATTCTCCACCCTTGTCGGAACATCCCGGGAAAGTGTCAGCCGGGTTTTTTCCAGACTGAAAAAAGAAGGAATCATCGAAATTACAGGCAGAAAAATCGTCATTGTGGACTGGTGCAAATTCTGCTCCCTTTACCATCAGAGGCTGTAA
- a CDS encoding Cof-type HAD-IIB family hydrolase, with protein MIKCIASDMDGTLLTATQKITPENIEAIKTAQEKGVEVVIATGRSYFEASFVLDEAGISCPIICANGAEVRAADGKVVSSNPLDKDLAKKAAYILVQNNVYFEVYTNQGTYTIDEDRGVSIIVDIFLSGNPEADIDEVTKAAEERFTKGLVRKVNSYDELFNSDEHQIYKLLAFSFEPDFLVSAKEDLLKLEGMAVSSSGDENLELTSVNAQKGIALEAFVKERGISLLETMAIGDNYNDLSMFKRAGRSVAMGNADDIIKAQCDAVTSANEDSGVAKAIREVLK; from the coding sequence ATGATCAAATGCATTGCAAGTGATATGGACGGCACGCTTTTAACCGCCACACAGAAAATCACGCCTGAAAATATCGAAGCCATTAAAACAGCACAGGAAAAAGGAGTCGAAGTAGTCATCGCAACCGGGCGCTCCTACTTCGAAGCAAGCTTCGTCCTCGATGAAGCCGGCATCTCCTGCCCGATTATTTGCGCAAACGGGGCAGAAGTGAGAGCTGCAGATGGAAAAGTTGTATCCTCCAATCCGCTCGATAAGGACCTGGCTAAAAAAGCTGCCTATATCCTTGTACAGAACAACGTTTATTTCGAGGTATACACAAACCAGGGTACATACACCATTGATGAAGACCGCGGCGTCTCCATCATTGTCGACATCTTTTTAAGCGGAAATCCAGAAGCGGATATTGACGAAGTGACAAAAGCTGCGGAAGAACGCTTTACAAAAGGGCTGGTGCGAAAAGTGAACAGCTATGACGAGCTTTTCAACAGTGACGAGCACCAAATATACAAGCTGCTGGCCTTCTCATTCGAACCGGATTTTCTCGTATCCGCCAAAGAAGACTTGCTTAAGCTTGAAGGCATGGCTGTAAGTTCATCAGGGGATGAGAATCTGGAGCTGACAAGTGTGAACGCCCAAAAGGGGATTGCTCTTGAAGCTTTTGTAAAAGAAAGAGGCATTTCACTTCTGGAAACAATGGCAATTGGCGATAATTATAATGATTTGTCTATGTTCAAACGTGCAGGAAGATCCGTTGCCATGGGAAATGCCGATGACATCATTAAAGCACAATGTGATGCGGTGACATCTGCAAATGAAGACAGCGGTGTAGCCAAGGCAATCCGGGAAGTCCTGAAGTAA